Proteins encoded within one genomic window of Micromonospora halotolerans:
- a CDS encoding MGH1-like glycoside hydrolase domain-containing protein, whose translation MAPVVKYPGGVEDVQVITDRPNSATPDPERHRLAQADAGEQDWRAWGPYLSERAWGTVREDYSEHGTAWDYFPHDHARSRAYRWNEDGMAGVCDDRQTFCFALALWNGRDPILKERMFGLGGDGGNHGEDVKEYWWYEDSTPTHSWMRWRYHYPQAAFPYDELVAVNALRGRDDTEYELVDTGIFDDDRYWAVTVDYAKASPTDLCVLITVANRGDTDETLHVLPTLWFRNTWAWGLPGGDRVPRLTGAGSRLVGEHWVLGQLLLEGDGAPTPLLCDNDTNAERLWGLPGRSAYPKDGINDHVVAGAATVNPDREGTKGALHYVLDVPAGGQRQIRLRLTRTAPPPAGDPPPPADLGDGFDTVLWARRAEANRFFDSVIPAAATADEALVARQAIAGLMWGKQFYHFDVKRWLEGDPGSTPPPAGRRHGRNSAWWHMNSFDVISMPDPWEYPWYAAWDLAFHCVTIARVDPGFAKEQLLLLLREWYLHPNGQIPAYEWAFGDVNPPVHAWAALKVFEIDGSRDHEFLARVMHKLLLNFTWWVNRKDTGGNNVFEGGFLGLDNVGPFDRSAALPVAGVLEQSDGTGWMAMYALNLLDMAVVLAEHDRAYVDTATKFFEHFAYIAAAAYDQGLWDDEDAFFYDVLRQADGTKVPLKVRSVVGLLPLAAVTRLTARTLRRLPELGARLRWFLTNRPEYAEVIGARRLGPDGRQQRLLSMVGPDQVVRLLARMLDTDEFLSEYGLRTLSRAHLDKPFTVTLGGQEFSVGYEPAESTSGLFGGNSNWRGPIWMPTNFLLISALRDYAAFFGDDLQVEYPTRSGVKRSLDEIADDLSARLISLFTRDGWGRRPIYGAAQLFQTHPDWRDLICFPEYFHGDNGAGLGAWHQTGWTALVADLILTLRR comes from the coding sequence ATGGCCCCTGTGGTCAAGTACCCCGGCGGCGTCGAAGATGTGCAGGTGATCACCGACCGTCCGAACTCCGCGACCCCCGACCCCGAGCGGCACCGGCTCGCCCAGGCCGACGCCGGGGAGCAGGACTGGCGCGCATGGGGTCCCTATCTGTCCGAGCGGGCGTGGGGGACGGTACGGGAGGACTACAGCGAACACGGCACGGCCTGGGACTACTTCCCCCACGATCACGCGCGGTCCCGAGCCTACCGGTGGAACGAGGACGGCATGGCGGGCGTCTGCGACGACCGGCAGACGTTCTGCTTCGCGCTCGCCCTGTGGAACGGGCGGGACCCGATCCTCAAGGAGCGGATGTTCGGCCTCGGCGGTGACGGCGGCAACCACGGGGAGGACGTGAAGGAGTACTGGTGGTACGAGGACTCCACGCCCACCCACTCGTGGATGCGCTGGCGTTACCACTATCCGCAGGCCGCCTTCCCCTACGACGAGCTGGTCGCCGTGAACGCGCTGCGCGGCCGGGACGACACGGAGTACGAGCTGGTCGACACGGGGATCTTCGACGACGACCGGTACTGGGCGGTCACCGTCGACTACGCCAAGGCGTCCCCGACCGACCTGTGCGTGCTGATCACGGTGGCCAACCGGGGGGACACCGACGAGACCCTGCACGTGCTGCCCACCCTCTGGTTCCGCAACACCTGGGCCTGGGGGCTGCCCGGCGGCGACCGGGTGCCCAGGCTGACCGGTGCCGGCTCGCGGCTGGTGGGGGAGCACTGGGTGCTCGGCCAGCTCCTGCTGGAGGGCGACGGCGCGCCCACGCCGCTGCTCTGTGACAACGACACCAACGCCGAGCGGCTGTGGGGGCTGCCCGGGCGGTCGGCGTACCCGAAGGACGGGATCAACGACCACGTGGTCGCCGGCGCGGCCACCGTCAACCCGGACCGGGAGGGCACCAAGGGCGCGCTGCACTACGTGCTGGACGTGCCGGCCGGCGGGCAGCGGCAGATCCGGCTGCGCCTGACCCGCACCGCACCGCCCCCGGCGGGCGACCCGCCGCCCCCGGCCGACCTGGGCGACGGGTTCGACACGGTGCTCTGGGCGCGGCGCGCCGAGGCGAACCGGTTCTTCGACAGCGTCATCCCGGCCGCCGCGACCGCCGACGAGGCGCTGGTCGCCCGGCAGGCCATCGCCGGGCTGATGTGGGGCAAGCAGTTCTACCACTTCGACGTGAAGCGGTGGCTGGAGGGCGATCCGGGCTCCACACCACCGCCGGCCGGCCGCCGGCACGGGCGCAACAGCGCCTGGTGGCACATGAACAGCTTCGACGTGATCTCCATGCCGGATCCGTGGGAATACCCCTGGTACGCCGCCTGGGACCTGGCCTTCCACTGCGTCACGATCGCCCGGGTCGACCCGGGCTTCGCCAAGGAGCAGCTGCTGCTCCTGCTCCGCGAGTGGTACCTGCACCCGAACGGGCAGATCCCGGCGTACGAGTGGGCGTTCGGGGACGTGAACCCGCCGGTGCACGCCTGGGCGGCGCTCAAGGTGTTCGAGATCGACGGCTCCCGCGACCACGAGTTCCTGGCCCGGGTGATGCACAAGCTGCTGCTCAACTTCACCTGGTGGGTCAACCGGAAGGACACCGGCGGCAACAACGTCTTCGAGGGCGGCTTCCTCGGGCTGGACAACGTCGGCCCGTTCGACCGCTCCGCCGCGCTGCCGGTGGCCGGCGTGCTGGAGCAGTCCGACGGCACCGGCTGGATGGCCATGTACGCGCTCAACCTGCTCGATATGGCCGTCGTGCTGGCCGAGCACGACCGGGCGTACGTGGACACCGCGACGAAGTTCTTCGAGCATTTCGCGTACATCGCCGCGGCCGCGTACGACCAGGGGCTCTGGGACGACGAGGACGCGTTCTTCTACGACGTGCTGCGGCAGGCCGACGGCACGAAGGTGCCGCTGAAGGTCCGCTCGGTGGTGGGGCTGCTGCCGCTGGCCGCGGTCACCCGGCTCACCGCGCGTACCCTGCGCCGGCTGCCCGAGCTGGGCGCGCGGCTGCGCTGGTTCCTCACCAACCGCCCCGAGTACGCCGAGGTGATCGGCGCCCGCCGGCTCGGCCCGGACGGCCGGCAGCAGCGGCTGCTGTCCATGGTCGGCCCCGACCAGGTGGTGCGCCTGCTCGCCCGGATGCTCGACACCGACGAGTTCCTCTCCGAGTACGGGTTGCGCACGCTATCCCGCGCCCACCTGGACAAGCCGTTCACGGTCACCCTCGGCGGCCAGGAGTTCAGCGTCGGCTACGAGCCGGCCGAGTCGACGAGCGGCCTGTTCGGGGGCAACTCCAACTGGCGCGGCCCGATCTGGATGCCGACCAACTTCCTGCTGATCAGCGCGCTGCGCGACTACGCCGCCTTCTTCGGCGACGACCTCCAGGTGGAATACCCGACCCGGTCCGGGGTGAAGCGCAGCCTCGACGAGATCGCCGACGACCTGTCCGCGCGGCTCATCTCGCTGTTCACCCGGGACGGCTGGGGCCGGCGGCCGATCTACGGCGCGGCGCAGCTCTTCCAGACCCACCCGGACTGGCGGGATCTGATCTGCTTCCCGGAGTATTTCCACGGCGACAACGGCGCCGGCCTGGGCGCCTGGCACCAGACCGGGTGGACCGCCCTGGTCGCCGACCTGATCCTCACCCTGCGCCGCTGA
- a CDS encoding HAD family hydrolase has product MPQRREAAVLVFDADDTLWENNVLFERVIDDFLIWLDHPTLDRTEIRTVLDDIERANAVAHGYGSKVFLRSLGECLEKLRARPATDRERAEIDDLAAALVGHQVELMPGVAETLDDLATRHELLLLTKGEREEQQRKLDACGLLHHFRAAHIVPEKDVDTYRWLAREHAFDPAAAWMVGNSPRSDILPARAAGLNAVFIPNENTWVLEHDELDPTDPGVIRLAAFPDLVRHF; this is encoded by the coding sequence ATGCCACAGCGCCGGGAGGCCGCGGTGCTGGTCTTCGACGCCGACGACACGCTCTGGGAGAACAACGTCCTCTTCGAGCGGGTGATCGACGACTTCCTCATCTGGCTGGACCACCCGACGCTGGACCGGACGGAGATCCGGACGGTGCTCGACGACATCGAACGGGCCAACGCGGTCGCGCACGGCTACGGCAGCAAGGTCTTCCTGCGCAGCCTGGGGGAATGCCTGGAGAAGCTGCGCGCGCGCCCGGCGACCGACCGGGAGCGCGCCGAGATCGACGACCTGGCGGCGGCGCTGGTCGGCCACCAGGTCGAGCTGATGCCCGGCGTGGCGGAGACGCTCGACGACCTGGCCACCCGGCACGAGCTGCTGCTGCTCACCAAGGGGGAGCGCGAGGAACAGCAGCGCAAGCTCGACGCCTGCGGCCTGCTGCACCACTTCCGTGCCGCGCACATCGTGCCGGAGAAGGACGTCGACACCTACCGCTGGCTGGCCCGGGAACACGCCTTCGACCCGGCCGCCGCCTGGATGGTCGGCAACTCCCCGCGCTCGGACATCCTGCCCGCCCGGGCCGCCGGCCTGAACGCGGTCTTCATCCCCAACGAGAACACCTGGGTGCTGGAACACGACGAGCTGGACCCGACCGACCCCGGGGTGATCCGGCTGGCCGCCTTCCCCGACCTGGTCCGGCACTTCTGA